From one Aspergillus fumigatus Af293 chromosome 8, whole genome shotgun sequence genomic stretch:
- a CDS encoding casein kinase II subunit alpha/alpha' has product MARVYADVNEHMPRSYWDYDSVNISWGVLENYEVVRKIGRGKYSEVFEGINVVNYQKCVIKVLKPVKKKKIKREIKILQNLAGGPNVVALLDVVRDSQSKTPSLIFEYVNNTDFRTLYPRFTDYDVRFYVYELLKALDFCHSKGIMHRDVKPHNVMIDHEKRKLRLIDWGLAEFYHKGTEYNVRVASRYFKGPELLVDFQEYDYSLDMWSLGAMFASMIFRKEPFFHGQSNSDQLVKIAKVLGTEELFEYLDKYDIELDPQYDEILSRYPRKPWHSFINADNQRFISDEAIDFLDKLLRYDHAERLTAQEAMAHPYFAPVRAAESQAARNNATSQS; this is encoded by the exons ATGGCGCGCGTCTATGCCGATGTTAACGAGCATATGCCTCGGTCCTATTGGGACTACGATAGTGTGAACATATCTTGGGGGGTTTTGGAGAACTATGAAGTGGTCCGCAAGATTG GCCGGGGAAAGTACTCCGAAGTGTTCGAGGGCATCAATGTTGTCAACTACCAGAAGTGTGTCATCAAGGTCCTCAAACcggtcaagaagaagaagatcaagcgTGAGATCAAAATCCTCCAGAATCTGGCGGGTGGTCCGAACGTGGTAGCCCTGTTGGATGTGGTTCGTGACAGTCAGAGCAAGACACCGAGTTTGATTTTCGAATACGTCAACAACACTGACTTCCGGACCCTGTACCCTCGGTTCACCGACTACGATGTGCGCTTTTATGTGTATGAGCTTCTGAAGGCTCTGGATTTCTGCCACAGCAAAGGCATCATGCACCGGGATGTCAAGCCCCACAACGTCATGATTGATCATGAGAAGCGCAAG CTGCGGCTCATCGATTGGGGTCTTGCCGAGTTCTACCACAAAGGCACTGAATATAACGTCCGAGTCGCCTCACGCTACTTCAAGGGCCCTGAGCTGCTTGTTGATTTCCAGGAATACGATTACTCCCTGGACATGTGGTCACTGGGTGCGATGTTTGCCTCCATGATCTTCCGCAAGGAGCCTTTTTTCCACGGACAGAGTAACTCAGATCAACTTGTGAAGATCGCCAAGGTACTGGGAACCGAGGAGCTTTTTGAGTACTTGGATAAGTACGACATCGAGCTCGACCCTCAGTATGATGAAATACTTTCTCGCTACCCGAGAAAGCCCTGGCACTCTTTTATTAATGCCGACAACCAACGCTTCATCAGCGACGAAGCGATCGATTTCCTTGACAAACTCCTTCGATATGATCATGCT GAACGACTTACAGCCCAGGAGGCCATGGCTCATCCCTACTTCGCCCCGGTTCGCGCAGCGGAGTCGCAGGCCGCTCGGAACAATGCGACGTCCCAATCGTGA
- the pop2 gene encoding ribonuclease P subunit p30 family protein → MFYDLNVPYSSDDPEISDTLSFLAELGYTTVALSQTISGKLPSNLAPPPAPTNAPKNLKLLSRVNLMLSDPAQNQRLASLAQVYDLVALRPTNEKALLNACTNLECDLISLDLSVRLPFYFKFKMLSAAIERGVRLEICYGPGVTGSGLEARRNLIGNAMSLIRATRGRGIVVSSEAKRALGVRAPWDVINLTCVWGLSQELGKEAISEEARKVTALAKLKRTSWRGVIDIVDGGQMSKSQVMESGMGQKGMSKKNFSQAQVTGDNLKRKASLGSEAAVEIEKPLSKREMKRRAKKARLEAGECGGNAAGPGATVASG, encoded by the exons ATGTTTTATGATCTGAACGTTCCTTACTCTTCGGATGATCCCGAGATCTCTGATACATTGAGCTTTCTTGCAGAGC TTGGTTACACAACCGTCGCTCTCTCGCAGACTATCAGTGGAAAGCTCCCCTCAAACCTTGCCCCGCCACCTGCACCCACGAATGCTCCCAAGAATTTGAAATTGCTTTCTCGCGTGAACTTGATGTTGTCCGACCCCGCACAGAATCAGCGCCTCGCAAGCTTAGCTCAGGTGTATGACTTGGTTGCACTTCGCCCTACCAATGAAAAAGCCCTCTTGAATGCATGCACGAATCTCGAATGCGACCTGATTTCTCTCGATCTCTCCGTGAGACTTCCGTTTTACTTCAAATTCAAAATGCTCTCCGCCGCCATCGAACGAGGGGTTCGGCTGGAAATTTGCTACGGGCCTGGGGTTACAGGGAGCGGACTTGAAGCCCGTCGGAATCTCATCGGCAATGCTATGTCCTTGATCCGCGCGACACGCGGAAGGGGGATCGTTGTGTCAAGTGAGGCAAAAAGGGCCCTGGGCGTGAGGGCTCCATGGGATGTCATCAACCTGACATGTGTATGGGGTTTGTCACAGGAACTCGGTAAGGAGGCAATCAgtgaagaagcaagaaaggtcACCGCACTAGCCAAACTGAAACGCACAAGCTGGCGTGGGGTCATTGACATCGTTGACGGGGGACAGATGTCAAAGTCACAAGTTATGGAGTCTGGAATGGGGCAGAAAGGCATGTCTAAGAAGAATTTCTCGCAGGCTCAGGTGACTGGAGACAacctgaagaggaaggcgTCCCTCGGCTCAGAGGCAGCCGTTGAGATCGAAAAACCGCTGTCCAAGCGTGAGATGAAACGAAGGGCTAAAAAAGCGCGGTTGGAGGCAGGAGAGTGCGGTGGCAACGCAGCAGGCCCTGGTGCGACTGTAGCCTCTGGCTGA
- a CDS encoding valine--tRNA ligase: MSQPTPSPNPVGEPKAPMTDPAPQADDQTRNQVADPTAKDAPGAPKVKSEKELERERRKAEKAKKFAEKQAKAAAAKPAPVKSEKKANKIEKEKTTDAYDPKAIESGRYEWWEERDLFKPEFGPDGKVKPEGYFVIPIPPPNVTGSLHMGHALTNALQDTMIRWERMKGKTTLWLPGMDHAGISTQSVVEKMLWKKEKKTRHDLGREEFTKRVWAWKDEYHANIKNALRRVGGSFDWSREAFTMDPNLSAAVTETFVRLHEEGIIYRANRLVNWCVALNTSLSNLEVENKEVEGRTLLDVPGYDKKIEFGVLTHFCYEIDGTKERIEIATTRPETMIGDTGIAVHPDDKRYQHLIGKFARHPFVDRLMPIVADTDVDPEFGTGAVKITPAHDFNDFNRGKAHNLEFISVLNDDGTFNKNGGPFVGMKRFDARYKVIEMLKEKGLYVKWENNPMKIPRCAKSNDVIEPILKPQWWMKMQDLAEPAIKAVENGEIVIKPESAEKNYFRWMRSINDWCLSRQLWWGHQAPAYFVKIEGEDGDDSDGNLWVTGRTEEEARKKAEAKFPGKTFSLVRDPDVLDTWFSSGLWPFSTLGWPRQTHDLENLYPTSVLETGWDILFFWVARMIMLGIKLTGKVPFKEVYCHSLIRDSEGRKMSKSLGNVIDPLDVMEGIELQALHAKLLTGNLAEKEVATATKYQKKAFPKGIPECGADALRFALVSYTTGGGDIAFDIQVIHGYRRFCNKIYQATKFVLGRLGDDFKPLPAPSKTGRESLSERWILHKFNTAAKEVNEALAQREFSVAASTTYQYWYGQLCDIFIENSKYLLAPEVPAEVQESAKQTLYTALEGALTLIHPIMPFVTEHLWQRLPRRPGDKTISIMKARYPQYNPEFNDPEAETAYELILNTSKAIRSILAQYEIKTKGDIIIQTYDPVSYKTISDEVTSIKSLGGKFLGELTVADLENTNPPSGCVVAPVGAQAAVYLRVSKEVALEQEEKAKASLEKARETVRRQQTLVNAAGWKEKVKPEVREQEERKLRDAESEAARLEEQIREFEKLRLE, encoded by the exons ATGTCTCAGCCAACTCCCTCTCCGAACCCGG TGGGTGAGCCGAAAGCCCCTATGACCGACCCCGCGCCTCAGGCCGATGATCAGACCAGAAACCAGGTTGCCGACCCTACTGCGAAGGATGCGCCGGGTGCTCCTAAGGTCAAGAGTGAGAAAGAGT TAGAGCGCGAACGACGAaaggccgagaaggcgaagaagttcGCCGAGAAGCAGGCAAAGGCTGCTGCGGCCAAACCTGCGCCTGTCAAATCTGAAAAGAAGGCCAACAAGatcgagaaagagaagacaACCGATGCATACGATCCCAAGGCCATTGAATCCGGCCGGTACGAATGGTGGGAGGAGCGTGATCTTTTCAAGCCCGAGTTCGGCCCCGATGGCAAAGTCAAGCCCGAGGGTTACTTCGTCATCCCAATTCCGCCACCGAACGTCACAGGTTCCCTACACATGGGCCACGCTCTTACCAATGCCCTTCAGGATACTATGATTCGTTGGGAGCGGATGAAGGGAAAGACCACTCTCTGGCTCCCTGGTATGGATCACGCCGGTATCTCCACTCAGAGTGTTGTCGAGAAGAtgctctggaagaaggaaaagaagaccCGCCACGATCTTGGACGTGAGGAGTTCACGAAGAGAGTGTGGGCTTGGAAGGACGAGTACCATGCGAACATCAAGAATGCTTTGCGGAGAGTCGGTGGTTCTTTCGATTGGTCGCGTGAGGCTTTCACCATGGATCCCAACCTGTCGGCTGCCGTCACCGAGACTTTCGTACGGCTCCACGAAGAAGGCATCATCTACCGCGCCAACCGCCTTGTCAACTGGTGTGTGGCCCTGAATACCTCTTTGTCCAATCTCGAGGTCGAGAACAAGGAGGTTGAAGGACGTACATTGCTTGACGTACCTGGTTAcgacaagaagatcgaatTTGGTGTCTTGACCCACTTCTGTTATGAGATTGATGGCACCAAGGAGAGAATCGAGATCGCTACGACCCGTCCAGAAACCATGATCGGTGACACAGGTATTGCCGTGCACCCTGATGACAAGCGCTACCAGCACCTTATTGGCAAGTTCGCCCGTCATCCCTTCGTCGACCGCTTGATGCCCATCGTTGCCGATACGGATGTCGATCCTGAATTCGGTACTGGTGCGGTGAAGATCACCCCTGCCCACGATTTCAACGATTTCAACCGTGGAAAGGCCCACAACCTCGAGTTCATATCCGTTCTGAACGATGATGGTACCTTTAACAAGAATGGTGGCCCATTCGTTGGCATGAAGCGTTTCGATGCCCGTTACAAGGTCATTGAGatgctgaaggagaagggatTGTACGTGAAATGGGAGAATAACCCCATGAAGATTCCTCGCTGTGCCAAGTCGAATGATGTTATTGAGCCTATTCTGAAGCCCCAGTGGTGGATGAAGATGCAAGATCTCGCTGAGCCTGCCATCAAGGCTGTTGAGAATGGTGAGATCGTCATCAAACCCGAATCCGCTGAGAAGAACTACTTCCGGTGGATGAGAAGTATCAATGACTGGTGTCTTTCAAGACAGCTCTGGTGGGGTCACCAGGCTCCTGCTTACTTCGTTAAGATCGAGGGCGAAGACGGGGATGACAGTGACGGTAACCTGTGGGTTACCGGGCgtaccgaagaagaagcccgcaagaaggccgaggcCAAATTTCCTGGCAAGACATTCTCCTTGGTCCGGGACCCAGATGTACTCGATACCTGGTTCTCATCCGGTCTGTGGCCCTTCTCAACATTGGGATGGCCCCGCCAGACTCATGATCTGGAGAACTTGTATCCTACATCTGTGCTCGAGACTGGTTGGGATATTTTGTTCTTCTGG GTCGCTCGTATGATCATGCTTGGTATCAAGCTGACCGGCAAAGTGCCATTCAAGGAAGTGTATTGTCATTCCTTGATCAGAGATTCCGAGGGTCGCAAGATGTCCAAGTCTCTTGGTAATGTCATCGACCCCTTGGATGTCATGGAGGGTATCGAGCTTCAGGCTCTCCATGCCAAGCTACTTACTGGTAACCTTGCCGAGAAGGAGGTTGCAACTGCTACCAAGTATCAGAAGAAGGCATTCCCGAAGGGTATTCCTGAATGTGGTGCCGATGCGCTGCGTTTCGCCCTTGTGTCTTATACTACTGGTG GTGGTGATATCGCATTCGACATCCAGGTTATTCACGGCTACCGCCGTTTCTGCAACAAGATTTATCAGGCTACCAAGTTCGTCTTGGGCAGACTGGGTGATGACTTCAAGCCCTTGCCCGCCCCTTCAAAGACTGGCCGGGAATCTCTCTCTGAGCGCTGGATTTTACATAAATTCAACACCGCTGCCAAGGAGGTCAATGAGGCGCTGGCGCAGCGTGAGTTCTCTGTCGCCGCTTCTACGACTTATCAGTACTGGTACGGCCAGCTTTGCGACATCTTCATCGAAAACTCGAAGTATCTCTTGGCTCCTGAAGTGCCGGCCGAAGTACAGGAATCGGCCAAGCAGACTTTGTACACTGCTCTCGAGGGCGCTCTGACTCTTATTCACCCTATCATGCCTTTCGTTACGGAGCACCTGTGGCAGCGCTTGCCTCGCAGACCTGGTGACAAGACCATCTCGATCATGAAGGCTCGTTATCCCCAGTACAACCCAGAGTTCAACGACCCCGAAGCCGAGACAGCTTATGAGCTCATCTTGAATACCTCCAAGGCTATCCGGTCGATCCTTGCCCAGTATGAGATCAAAACTAAGGGCGATATTATTATCCAGACCTATGACCCCGTCAGCTACAAAACCATCTCGGACGAAGTGACTAGCATCAAGTCCCTGGGTGGCAAGTTTTTGGGGGAGCTCACCGTTGCTGACCTCGAGAACACCAACCCTCCTTCAGGCTGTGTCGTTGCCCCCGTCGGTGCCCAGGCCGCTGTGTACCTCCGTGTCTCGAAAGAGGTAGctctggagcaggaggagaaggccaaggccaGCTTGGAGAAGGCACGCGAGACTGTTCGCCGCCAACAGACTCTCGTCAATGCCGCTggatggaaggagaaggTTAAGCCAGAGGTTCGtgagcaggaagagagaaagctTCGGGATGCCGAGAGTGAGGCTGCTCGGTTGGAAGAGCAGATTCGCGAATTTGAGAAGCTTCGCTTGGAATAG
- a CDS encoding rRNA-binding ribosome biosynthesis protein RPF2 yields MLREVKPKNPRTARILKAREPQLIEPPKRTLFMHGSKCPTALNTVLKTFHSLTVPHSVLFHKKNENIHPFESAESLEFLANKNECGIVVFGSSSKKRPNCLTVARIFDSKLLDMCELMLLPNPDGDSIPPINNLKMQIGIGLRPMLLFAGTAWDDSTSTAHVMLKSMFIDMFKGEESDKIDVEGLQYVLMIAAEEPTDGLAPVIHLRWYKLRTKRSGHKLPRVELDEIGPKFDFKIGRLHEAPESALKEAMKQGKRPNENMKTKKNIGMDIMGDKIGRVHLGKQDLSGLQTRKMKGLKRRAGVESDEEDAEMMDVDEVSDDEGRKKARTE; encoded by the exons ATGCTCAGAGAAGT CAAACCCAAGAATCCGCGCACAGCGCGCATTCTCAAGGCCCGTGAGCCCCAGCTCATCGAACCCCCCAAGAGAACCCTGTTCATGCATGGCTCAAAATGTCCCACCGCACTTAACACAGTTCTGAAGACATTCCACTCGCTGACGGTCCCGCACTCcgtcctcttccacaagaAGAACGAGAACATTCACCCGTTTGAGAGTGCCGAGAGCCTCGAGTTCCTTGCCAACAAGAATGAGTGCGGTATCGTCGTTTTcggaagcagcagcaagaagagaCCAAACTGCCTGACCGTGGCGCGGATATTTGACTCCAAGCTTCTGGACATGTGCGAATTGATGCTGCTCCCTAACCCGGACGGAGATTCGATCCCCCcgatcaacaacctcaagATGCAGATCGGAATTGGTTTACGGCCTATGCTGCTGTTCGCGGGTACTGCGTGGGATGACTCTACCTCTACTGCTCATGTTATGCTGAAGAGCATGTTCATTGATATGTTCAAGGGCGAGGAGTCGGATAAGATCGATGTCGAGGGATTGCAGTATGTGTTGATGATTGCCGCTGAGGAACCTACCGACGGCCTGGCTCCTGTCATTCATCTCAGATGGTACAAGCTTCGAACAAAGCGCAGTGGACACAAACTCCCCCGTGttgagctggatgagatcGGCCCCAAGTTCGACTTCAAGATCGGTCGTCTGCACGAGGCACCCGAGAGTGCTCTAAAGGAGGCCATGAAGCAGGGCAAGAGACCTAATGAGAAcatgaagacgaagaagaacatcGGTATGGATATCATGGGTGACAAGATCGGTCGTGTGCACTTGGGCAAGCAGGATCTCTCTGGCCTTcaaacgaggaagatgaagggtCTGAAGCGACGTGCTGGTGTGGAgtcagatgaggaggatgcggagatgaTGGACGTGGACGAAGTCTCGGATGATGAGGGACGGAAAAAGGCGAGAACGGAATAG